Below is a genomic region from Brassica rapa cultivar Chiifu-401-42 chromosome A08, CAAS_Brap_v3.01, whole genome shotgun sequence.
ACAAGTTTGTAGACATTATAGAAGAGGATCCTTGGAGCTTTTGGATGCCTTCTTTGCTTTGCAAGGACCATCCAATTCCTCCGTCCTCGTTCAATTTTCTTCCAAGACGCATCCACTAAACAATAATACAGGGCAGATCAGGgcattatatcaaaaattgagaGTGGTTGCCTATCATTTTCTCCAGCTTTTGAAGATTCTTATTCTGTTTTCTaagctccttttttttttttttattctcagTTACAAGTAGAAAGCATGGGTTGTAAGGCATCGTTTTGTAGTGCCATTCTTGTTGTTAATCTATTTTAAGCTCTCTTTGGGATATCAGTTAATCTTAGTGAAAAAGGAAACCAAGGATAATACGGCCTTGTTCGGTAATATCGTTCATGTGGTTCATCAAAAAATTCTTAGACTGTGAGACTTGAATGAATCTCAGAATATTAGAAGGATGGCAAATTAAATTAGCTGTTTCACATGAGTTACAACAATGTATTTATGAGAAAACAACTAGTCTCGTGGTGGAAGAGGTTAGAAAATGGATCTGAAAAGAGCATAAATTCTCAACTTGTAACGTGCAGAGCAAGGAACAGAACCAATTAACCTCTCAACTCTAAGAGAGGAAAAAGAAAGAACTGTCTATGGGTTTGGTATCACATCATACGTTATTGTAACTTCTTTTTATTTACCCACCTTCAACTATTTTGTGGATTCATTCcctatatatttgaatatttaacaAGTGTTTTGCTTTAGAAGTTGGGGGTggtaaaaatcaaaatcaattataACACATCCAATTAAATGAAACAATCATGCAGAGCAACACAAACCAATAAACGTAAACGACCAAGGACACTGCAATCAAATCAAGAAAAGCCTTTTAATCGTCTTTTGTTACAAATTTTGCTTTAGTATGATCACTAACTTGAAAGAGAAACCCCAAAAAGACTCTAGAACTCAAGGGAGTGAGATCCATTAAAACCACAGGGACCTTAACAACTCCAAAACCAAAACCCATAAGAGACATGTAGTCTAAAAAGGAAAGAAACCTTTTGAACAACGCTTCTGTGCTTGCTCCTCTTTGTATTCCCAACCTtttgtagaagaagaagaagcaagccGAGGTTGACAAATTTCTACCACCAGGAAGAAAACAAAGTGGGATATGACCTGACCCAAAACGAAacgagaaagaagaagagcGCTACTACTACTATGTTTGTATTCACTTTCCAGAATTATGGGACTATGGTGGTACTGAGAGACAGAGGGAACTAGCAAGGCCTGCCTTTGCGGCAACCTAGTGCTCCTGCAGTAGAGGTTATAGTACGGACCATTGATGATGGTTTAGCTGCTAAGCTTGAGGCTCGTCCATAGCTAGCTGAAGTTCCTGCTCCTGATGCCCTGAAGAATGCTCCATTCAGTAGAAGATCTCCTTCCGACCTCCAGTTCCACTTCTTCCAGTCACTTGCATCCGTCCCTACTCTTTTCGTTACCTGTTAGTACACATTTTAATATGGTATAAGGAGAACTATACATCACACTACAACACCTTTACTCTGTTTCAGCAAAAACAAAGggttttttaaagaaattgaACCTCCTTGGCGAAACGATCCATAGGAGCAGCATATCTGTTTCCTTGACTGTTGATGGTTGGCTCTGCACTCCCACCAATGGCATACATCTCCCAGTGTGTGTAGTCGTTGTTAACCACATGGAAATACCCATGTCTGCACCTGAAGTTACACAACCAATTTCTACTATATCAGAACAGGTGAGTCTAAGAAGCTGTAGATTACTACTTACCTTGGCATTCTCTGAACCAGTCCTTTTCCAAAATGGTTGTAAGCAATGGTCACTTGCATCAGCTTGTCTTTTGTGTACGAATCACTGTGGCCTAGCAACATCACCTCATTGTGGTGTGTAAAGTGGTTATTGGATACGGTAATAGCAGTGGAACCCATGACAGCGTCAACAAGGCCATCAGCacagtgagagagagagttatgATCAATCCAGATATGAGAGGATCCAAAGATAGAGACTGCATCGCCATCAGCCATTGTCCTCCAACCAAAATGAGATGGGGAGCTTCTAACCATTGCGTTTCCAGTAGGTTTGCAGTCATGAATGTGAAGACCATGAATGATAACATTGGTGATAAACTGGATAGTGATGCAAGCACCATTGGCTATATGGACATTGGAGCCACGAGCATCAATGGTCTTGAAACTGTTCATAATCAGCTCCTGCTTCAGCTCAATCACCATGTCTCTCTTGAACACGATCCACAGAGGCTCCTCCTGGATAACAGCGTGGCGTAGAGTTCCTGGTTTGGGGTTAATAACGTCATCATCAGTGGGGTCAGTGACAATGTAGAAGCGTCCATCACGACCACCAATTGCGTTGCGTCCAAAACCAATCCCACAATCGGCGAGTCGCTTACGGTTCTTATGCCAGTTAGGGTCACAACGCCAGCAGTCATCGATTGGATTACCGGTTCCACAAGAGAAGAATCCTAGCTTCCTCCTTGCTGTCTTGTTATGTTCACTCCTGAAATATCAAAACTTTGATATATCAATCACAACAAATCGAATTGAAAGCTAGGACCTTTTTTTACCCAAAATTGACAGGCTGGTAGCATATTTCAGCCGCCGTTATGTTTGTGCTTACTACTTAAATAATTTTGGTTGGTTTATAAATGTCTAAAAGTGGTTGCccagtaaaaaaaattgaaacttttttGTCCTATTAATGTTCAGCTGGTGAAAAACCAGACCGTAAAATTCAAAGATGATAAATGCCACAAAAAGACGGGAGAAGCAGTTGCCAATTGCCCCAAATGGAATTAACTGAAGACAAAGAGTTACTACTAAACAATACAAATGTCCGTGCGAACTCTGACAATACGAGAGGGCGTGGTGAAACGACAATGTGTCAGTTTTATGCAAGCGATGGTTTCATTTATGTTCCTCTATCTACAAGGTCAAGtacaaattatttaaatagaGAAAGAAAAAGGACATAAGTTTTCTTAcgcatgaaaataaaattaaataaaacttctacaaaatatttttatttaatactcTTCAACGGACATAAGTTTGTTTGCTTCTAGGTTCTCTCTAGTTAAGTAAGGTGTGTACTTGTCGTATGAAATGCAATTTACAGAGAATGAGACATGCTTTATTCTCGAGAAAACGAGAATTAATGCATTgacacaagagagagagagagagagagaaactgacATCTGAACAAGCGAAGCGACTTCATCAGCGACCCTATCTGGATCACTAAGGTcatctccaacccaactccaaaacactattttagtgtgattttgacactaaaatcttctccaaccaAACTGCAAAAATCACACCATTTTAGTGTCACACTATaattttacaccaaatttggtgtgacacTATTCACCACACTATAACACTATTCACTCCACTAAAATACTattcacttattttattaataaattgtacaattaaataaataacaaataaaaaattaaatacatataatattataaaataacttttagTGTGAAGTTTAGTGTTGTGGTTGGAgaagaacattttttttgtgttgaaaCTACACCAAAATAGTGTAGTTTTGACATTAAAATAGTgttatgggttggagatgctctaaccgCGTGTTGTTCATTCAACTCCACACCTTTAACCCTGCACAAATGACGCGACCAACCATAAACTTTAATTATTAAccaaccaaaatatattttaaaaaattcatcaCTTCTTGACACGTGTCA
It encodes:
- the LOC103833411 gene encoding probable pectate lyase 15; translated protein: MASPSQKLTSVCLAVIVLLALTATIFRKLEIPSSRKLKTEELRSAKNNSTMAAKRVKGVELNEQHAVSDPDRVADEVASLVQMSEHNKTARRKLGFFSCGTGNPIDDCWRCDPNWHKNRKRLADCGIGFGRNAIGGRDGRFYIVTDPTDDDVINPKPGTLRHAVIQEEPLWIVFKRDMVIELKQELIMNSFKTIDARGSNVHIANGACITIQFITNVIIHGLHIHDCKPTGNAMVRSSPSHFGWRTMADGDAVSIFGSSHIWIDHNSLSHCADGLVDAVMGSTAITVSNNHFTHHNEVMLLGHSDSYTKDKLMQVTIAYNHFGKGLVQRMPRCRHGYFHVVNNDYTHWEMYAIGGSAEPTINSQGNRYAAPMDRFAKEVTKRVGTDASDWKKWNWRSEGDLLLNGAFFRASGAGTSASYGRASSLAAKPSSMVRTITSTAGALGCRKGRPC